The Mycolicibacterium smegmatis genome has a window encoding:
- a CDS encoding nuclear transport factor 2 family protein — MSTRETVNELLRRIAAGDPGRIAELYAEEVSWKLSWPAGDHMGVVPWIQQRSTRAGVEEHFRLIADHHVAKQSSAEVFSVLVDGADAVVLGELRNTAGPTGRSYEAAFALHLTVENGLVTRHHVYEDSLAVFRAFAENAGEPVRSRAS; from the coding sequence GTGAGTACCCGTGAGACGGTCAACGAACTGCTTCGACGCATCGCGGCCGGCGACCCCGGAAGAATCGCCGAGCTCTATGCCGAGGAGGTTTCGTGGAAGCTCAGCTGGCCGGCCGGTGATCATATGGGAGTTGTCCCATGGATCCAACAGCGATCGACCCGTGCCGGCGTCGAGGAGCACTTCCGTCTGATCGCCGACCACCATGTGGCGAAACAGAGTTCCGCCGAGGTGTTTTCCGTCCTGGTGGACGGCGCTGACGCCGTCGTGCTCGGCGAGCTCCGCAACACCGCCGGTCCGACCGGGCGCAGCTATGAGGCTGCCTTTGCGTTGCACCTGACGGTGGAGAACGGCCTCGTCACCCGTCACCACGTCTACGAGGACAGCCTTGCGGTGTTCCGAGCTTTCGCCGAGAACGCCGGTGAGCCTGTCCGGTCTCGAGCGTCCTGA
- a CDS encoding cupin domain-containing protein, producing MTTDDKPAEVVLGQAGASPAYWYRAVLWNVLMSADQTLGEFTLLEQVIPAGAGPPAHVHERQAEGFYVISGELELVVGAADEVMRAGPGAAVWIPKSTRHAFRVVSDEDARVLNFYAPGGFDDHLPFYGVKATAQTLPPAELGAPVLDRERMATSQESRNAYLQRLADIAEGTWDFSIADPSAH from the coding sequence GTGACGACCGATGACAAGCCCGCGGAAGTAGTACTCGGCCAGGCCGGCGCATCCCCTGCGTACTGGTATCGCGCCGTGCTGTGGAACGTCCTGATGTCCGCAGACCAAACCCTCGGGGAATTCACCCTTCTCGAACAGGTCATCCCAGCAGGGGCCGGCCCGCCCGCGCATGTGCACGAGCGCCAGGCAGAGGGTTTCTACGTGATTTCGGGCGAGTTGGAGTTGGTGGTCGGTGCTGCCGACGAGGTGATGCGGGCCGGCCCGGGAGCCGCGGTGTGGATCCCGAAATCCACCAGGCACGCGTTCCGGGTGGTATCCGACGAGGACGCCAGGGTGTTGAACTTCTACGCGCCCGGCGGTTTCGACGATCACCTTCCGTTCTACGGCGTGAAGGCCACCGCCCAGACCCTGCCGCCGGCCGAACTCGGCGCTCCGGTGTTGGACCGTGAGCGCATGGCGACGTCCCAGGAGTCCCGCAACGCCTACCTGCAGCGGCTCGCCGACATCGCCGAGGGAACGTGGGACTTCTCCATCGCCGACCCCTCCGCGCACTAG
- a CDS encoding TetR family transcriptional regulator → MPRWEHGSEDRLKQAATELFEERGFQNTTAVEIAKRARVSTRTFFRYFADKQAVVFADAERLRAALIQQLGTTADAGQPLRSVTAVLAGFDWESLGSRESQRRRDRMIASNPELLERDLMKQHEMAEAFSGVLRERGVEPYAAELAARVGIDVFRTAYRRWLAADEGDAELSALVEAVMTALNSIAPAPRGSET, encoded by the coding sequence ATGCCCAGGTGGGAACACGGCAGCGAAGATCGTCTGAAGCAGGCAGCGACGGAGCTGTTCGAAGAGCGCGGTTTTCAGAACACCACGGCCGTCGAGATCGCCAAACGGGCTCGTGTGTCCACCCGAACCTTTTTCCGGTACTTCGCGGACAAGCAGGCAGTGGTGTTCGCCGACGCCGAGCGGCTGCGCGCGGCGTTGATTCAGCAACTCGGCACCACCGCCGACGCCGGGCAGCCGCTCCGGTCAGTGACGGCCGTGTTGGCGGGCTTCGATTGGGAAAGTTTGGGATCGCGGGAATCTCAACGCCGACGCGATCGCATGATCGCATCGAATCCGGAACTGCTCGAACGTGATCTGATGAAGCAGCATGAAATGGCAGAGGCCTTCAGTGGTGTGCTGCGAGAGCGAGGGGTCGAGCCCTACGCGGCCGAACTTGCTGCGCGCGTGGGAATCGATGTGTTCCGTACCGCATACCGGCGCTGGCTGGCTGCCGACGAAGGTGACGCCGAGTTGTCAGCGTTGGTCGAGGCCGTCATGACAGCGTTGAACAGCATCGCCCCGGCGCCCAGAGGAAGTGAGACATGA
- a CDS encoding class II aldolase/adducin family protein, whose amino-acid sequence MKMEQRSPAPTEAELRRELAAVYRLVAHHRMTDLVFTHISVRLPGNDHHFLINPYGLLFEEITASSLVRVDLNGNVIGETPYCVNPAGFVIHSAIHAAREDAACVLHTHTLAGCAVAASASGLLPVNQISMEFFNRVGYHDYEGVALNLDEQKRLVEDLGTHDALILRNHGLLTVGATPARAFLRMYYLNKACEIQIAASQLGELVIPDPRITEHAAQQLVGDAAGDDYTDDVGYDLAWAAMVRMLDRTQPDYRD is encoded by the coding sequence ATGAAAATGGAGCAACGCAGCCCCGCCCCGACGGAGGCCGAACTGCGCCGAGAACTGGCCGCGGTGTACCGCCTGGTCGCGCACCACCGGATGACCGACCTGGTGTTCACGCACATCTCGGTGCGGCTGCCCGGGAATGACCACCACTTCCTGATCAACCCCTACGGGTTGCTGTTCGAAGAGATCACCGCGTCGAGCCTGGTTCGAGTCGATCTGAACGGCAACGTCATTGGCGAGACGCCCTATTGCGTGAACCCAGCCGGTTTCGTCATCCACAGTGCGATCCACGCTGCGCGAGAAGACGCCGCCTGCGTGCTGCACACGCACACGCTGGCCGGCTGTGCGGTCGCGGCGTCGGCGTCGGGGCTCCTCCCGGTGAACCAGATCTCCATGGAATTTTTCAACCGCGTGGGCTATCACGACTACGAGGGCGTGGCGCTGAACCTCGATGAACAGAAGCGGCTCGTCGAGGACCTGGGCACGCACGACGCGCTGATCCTGCGCAACCACGGCCTGCTGACGGTGGGAGCGACCCCCGCACGGGCCTTCCTGCGGATGTACTACCTGAACAAGGCATGCGAAATCCAGATCGCCGCCTCGCAGCTCGGAGAATTGGTCATCCCGGACCCCCGCATCACCGAGCATGCCGCCCAACAGCTCGTGGGCGACGCAGCAGGGGACGACTACACCGACGACGTGGGATACGACCTGGCCTGGGCGGCGATGGTCCGGATGCTCGATCGCACGCAGCCGGACTACCGGGACTGA
- a CDS encoding IclR family transcriptional regulator has protein sequence MATNDSGAENSPRAAAVKVLDVLAALSERGGCHRIVDLAARTELPKATVYRLLQHLVSQGFVVAEPDSTYRIGPRFLGIAAAALSDAPWRKTVAAALESLRTATGLSAHFAQQYGGNLVIVDAVESLDPFAIPVRPGLTTAIEQTALGQAIVSTSSEAVVSQDPARQLRWVAAPVFHRRGEVLGALGVAGTDFTLADQALDRVRAVVRSAAADASAVLTAPSFGHRGTA, from the coding sequence ATGGCGACGAATGACAGTGGAGCGGAGAATTCACCGCGAGCGGCAGCGGTGAAGGTGCTCGACGTGCTGGCCGCGTTGTCCGAACGTGGAGGGTGTCATCGCATCGTGGATCTCGCCGCTCGGACCGAATTGCCCAAGGCCACTGTCTATCGGCTGTTGCAACACCTCGTTTCTCAGGGGTTTGTGGTGGCCGAACCCGACAGCACCTACCGGATCGGCCCCCGGTTTCTCGGGATCGCGGCCGCGGCGCTCTCTGATGCGCCGTGGCGCAAGACCGTTGCGGCCGCGCTCGAGTCGCTGCGGACGGCGACGGGGCTCAGCGCGCACTTCGCCCAGCAGTACGGCGGCAATCTCGTAATCGTCGACGCGGTCGAGTCGCTGGATCCATTCGCCATCCCGGTCCGGCCCGGGTTGACGACTGCGATCGAGCAGACGGCACTCGGGCAGGCAATCGTCTCCACGTCCTCGGAGGCCGTGGTGTCCCAGGATCCGGCAAGGCAATTGCGCTGGGTGGCCGCCCCGGTTTTCCACCGCCGCGGAGAGGTGCTTGGCGCACTGGGTGTGGCCGGCACCGACTTCACGCTGGCCGATCAGGCGCTCGACCGGGTGCGCGCGGTGGTGCGGTCGGCCGCCGCCGACGCCTCGGCGGTTCTTACTGCGCCGTCCTTCGGACACCGGGGGACCGCCTGA
- a CDS encoding ABC transporter substrate-binding protein has protein sequence MPALLAGCDTSAPAAAGRRIRVSQASDPTTLDPQKQGSMTTMNVLINMFDTLTARDMNNQLVPRLATRWTAIDDHHWRFVLRRGVTFHNGERFDAQTVKYSIERLLDPKTQSPIVELRYVTGVRVIDQYTVDFELSSPDPVIPAKLSLFGGVMVPPKYLADVGDEKFAAAPVGTGPFRFDSWKRGVGIKMRAYDNHWASRPSYDELEIQTIQNPASALAALQSDEVDLVTGLVADAALQLEGYKGVKVRSYPGLRMSYLSLDTTDPVFADVRVRRALNHAMDVPLLVKAALNGHGREVPTMIPRESFGFDPAIAPYRRDRELARRLLAEAGHPQGLSTTLTASSTDAMTAQAIAGLLTKAGVDTKVSLLDPSTYSQRLTSDNRKALGPMYLAASTGWTLDGSSPIQSNVRTGRRQSRWSNPQADQLIDAEENSILPEDRQKAFSALQHLFNKEAPFVFLYQADTIVISNDKVRWTPNVIGDLDLQNASRDD, from the coding sequence ATGCCTGCACTACTCGCAGGCTGCGACACCAGCGCCCCTGCCGCCGCAGGGCGGCGAATCCGGGTGTCACAGGCCTCCGACCCGACCACGCTCGACCCGCAGAAACAAGGGTCGATGACGACGATGAACGTGCTGATCAACATGTTCGACACGCTCACTGCCCGCGACATGAACAACCAGCTGGTACCCCGACTTGCGACCCGCTGGACCGCAATCGACGACCACCACTGGCGATTCGTGCTGCGCCGTGGGGTGACCTTCCACAACGGCGAGCGGTTCGACGCCCAGACGGTCAAATACAGCATCGAACGGTTGCTCGACCCGAAGACGCAGTCGCCGATCGTGGAGTTGCGCTACGTGACCGGTGTCCGGGTGATCGACCAATACACCGTCGACTTCGAGCTCAGTAGCCCCGACCCCGTGATCCCGGCCAAGCTCTCACTGTTTGGCGGCGTAATGGTGCCGCCGAAGTATCTGGCCGACGTCGGCGACGAGAAGTTCGCCGCCGCGCCCGTCGGCACCGGCCCGTTCCGGTTCGACAGCTGGAAGCGCGGCGTCGGCATCAAGATGCGGGCCTACGACAACCACTGGGCAAGCAGGCCGAGCTACGACGAGCTGGAGATACAGACCATCCAGAATCCCGCTTCGGCCTTGGCTGCGCTGCAGAGCGATGAGGTGGATCTGGTCACTGGCCTGGTCGCCGACGCCGCGCTACAACTCGAGGGCTACAAGGGCGTGAAGGTCCGTTCCTACCCCGGCCTACGGATGAGCTACCTCTCACTCGACACCACCGATCCGGTCTTCGCCGACGTCCGGGTGCGTCGGGCGCTCAATCACGCAATGGACGTTCCGCTGTTGGTCAAGGCCGCGCTCAACGGGCACGGCCGTGAAGTGCCGACGATGATCCCGCGAGAGTCTTTCGGGTTCGATCCCGCAATCGCGCCGTACCGACGGGACCGCGAACTGGCTCGGCGACTCCTGGCCGAGGCCGGGCACCCGCAGGGGCTGTCCACCACGCTCACCGCGTCCAGTACCGACGCGATGACCGCGCAGGCCATCGCGGGCCTGCTCACCAAGGCCGGCGTTGACACCAAGGTGTCGCTGCTCGACCCGTCGACGTACTCGCAACGGCTGACCAGCGACAACCGCAAGGCGCTCGGCCCGATGTATCTGGCCGCGAGCACCGGCTGGACGCTCGACGGCTCCAGCCCGATCCAATCGAACGTGCGCACCGGCCGCCGGCAGAGCCGCTGGTCGAACCCGCAGGCCGATCAGCTCATCGACGCCGAGGAGAACTCGATCCTCCCGGAAGACCGGCAAAAGGCGTTCAGCGCCCTACAGCACCTGTTCAACAAGGAGGCCCCCTTCGTGTTCCTCTATCAGGCCGACACCATCGTCATCTCCAACGACAAGGTCCGTTGGACGCCCAATGTGATCGGCGACCTGGATCTGCAGAACGCGTCGCGCGATGACTGA